In Phreatobacter aquaticus, a single genomic region encodes these proteins:
- a CDS encoding peptidylprolyl isomerase — MTVRLPFALAALVLGLSGPLMAQTPPAAPAAPAPAARLAPDAVLAKVFGVEIRQADLDAAEEDIGGQATAQMNPDQKRDYLLGFVIDLTIAARAAEARNIQNGPDFARKLSYYRNKLLVESLLNAETASRVTEAEMRKVYDEQRSRITPEEEVRASHILVETEEEAKAIIAQLRGGADFATLAKEKSKDPGGANGGDLGFFSKAQMVPEFATAAFAMQPGALSETPVKTQFGWHVIKVVEKRERPIPTFEQVRGQIEDFLTRRAQAELVQKLRSEAQVERLLPPAAPAPAPGAAPATPAPARP; from the coding sequence ATGACCGTTCGCCTTCCTTTTGCCCTCGCAGCCCTTGTTCTCGGCCTGAGCGGCCCCCTGATGGCGCAGACGCCCCCTGCGGCCCCCGCCGCACCCGCGCCTGCCGCCCGGCTGGCGCCGGACGCCGTTCTTGCCAAGGTCTTCGGCGTCGAGATCCGCCAGGCCGATCTCGACGCGGCTGAAGAGGATATCGGCGGCCAGGCGACCGCCCAGATGAACCCCGACCAGAAGCGCGACTATCTCCTCGGCTTCGTCATCGACCTGACGATCGCCGCCCGCGCGGCGGAGGCTCGCAACATCCAGAACGGCCCGGATTTCGCCCGCAAGCTCTCCTATTACCGCAACAAGCTGCTGGTCGAGAGCCTGTTGAACGCGGAGACGGCCTCCCGGGTGACCGAAGCCGAGATGCGCAAGGTCTATGACGAGCAGCGCTCGCGGATCACGCCCGAGGAGGAAGTGCGCGCCAGCCACATCCTCGTCGAGACCGAGGAAGAGGCGAAGGCGATCATCGCCCAGCTGCGCGGCGGTGCCGATTTCGCGACCCTCGCCAAGGAAAAGTCGAAGGATCCGGGCGGTGCCAATGGCGGCGACCTCGGCTTCTTCTCCAAGGCCCAGATGGTGCCGGAATTCGCGACCGCCGCTTTCGCCATGCAGCCGGGCGCGCTGTCCGAGACGCCGGTCAAGACCCAGTTCGGCTGGCATGTGATCAAGGTTGTCGAGAAGCGCGAGCGCCCGATCCCGACCTTCGAGCAGGTTCGTGGCCAGATCGAGGACTTCCTGACCCGTCGCGCCCAGGCCGAGCTGGTGCAGAAGCTGCGCTCCGAGGCCCAGGTCGAGCGGCTGCTGCCGCCGGCCGCTCCGGCTCCTGCGCCGGGTGCCGCCCCGGCGACCCCGGCCCCTGCCAGGCCCTGA
- a CDS encoding lipopolysaccharide biosynthesis protein, protein MGSDEAEMGRGAKTLLSPSAVIDRLRSVLTGSGDHSIAQRMAGAAFIIRVMSAAIAYVSQVLMARWMGGSEFGIYVSVWVWVLLLGHFSNLGLASAAQRFIPEYAGRGDEDGLRGFLKGARLIGMASGTVIAALGLTGLWLAGPSIGTGLGVPLALAAICLPLYVLTDIQDGIARSQNWTDLALGPPYLIRPVILLAGMAAGHMLGLAANATTAMAAAVIATWAAGMIQFWLLGRRLKGRVAAGPRRYEGRFWLATSVPIFLVEAFYLALTYTDIILLKQFRPAEEVAIYWAAVKTLALVAFIYFSVAAAAAHRFSEYHTAGDRQKLSEFLSASIRWTFYPSLAATIVVLALGKPFLMLFGPDFVAGYPAMFVVSIGLLARAAVGPVERLLSMSGQQRLCALIYATAFATAVILCVLLIPPFGMMGAASATAIALTLESVLLFWVTRTRLGLTVSPFARRSPAAAE, encoded by the coding sequence ATGGGTTCCGACGAAGCCGAGATGGGGCGGGGCGCCAAGACGCTCCTGTCGCCATCGGCCGTCATTGACCGCCTGCGCTCGGTCCTGACCGGCAGCGGCGATCATTCCATCGCCCAGCGCATGGCGGGCGCGGCCTTCATCATTCGCGTCATGAGCGCGGCCATCGCCTATGTCAGCCAGGTGCTGATGGCCCGCTGGATGGGCGGCTCCGAATTCGGCATCTATGTCTCGGTCTGGGTCTGGGTTCTGCTGCTCGGACATTTTTCCAATCTGGGCCTGGCCTCCGCCGCCCAGCGCTTCATTCCCGAATATGCCGGCCGCGGCGACGAGGACGGCCTGCGCGGCTTCCTGAAGGGCGCGCGGCTGATCGGCATGGCCTCCGGCACCGTCATCGCGGCCCTTGGCCTCACCGGCCTCTGGCTCGCAGGCCCCTCGATCGGCACCGGCCTCGGCGTGCCTCTGGCGCTCGCGGCCATCTGTCTGCCGCTCTATGTGCTGACCGACATCCAGGATGGCATTGCCCGGTCGCAGAACTGGACCGACCTGGCGCTGGGCCCACCTTATCTGATCCGACCGGTCATCCTGCTCGCCGGCATGGCGGCGGGCCACATGCTCGGCCTTGCGGCCAATGCCACCACCGCCATGGCGGCCGCGGTCATCGCCACCTGGGCTGCTGGCATGATCCAGTTCTGGCTGCTCGGGCGCCGCCTGAAGGGCCGCGTTGCTGCCGGCCCGCGCCGCTATGAGGGCCGCTTCTGGCTCGCCACCTCGGTGCCGATCTTCCTGGTCGAGGCGTTCTATCTCGCCCTGACCTATACCGACATCATCCTCCTGAAGCAGTTCCGCCCAGCGGAAGAGGTCGCGATCTACTGGGCCGCGGTGAAGACGCTGGCGCTGGTCGCCTTCATCTATTTCTCGGTCGCCGCCGCGGCTGCCCACCGTTTCAGCGAATATCACACCGCCGGCGACCGCCAGAAGCTGTCGGAATTCCTGTCGGCCTCGATCCGCTGGACCTTCTATCCCTCGCTCGCAGCCACGATCGTGGTGCTGGCGCTGGGCAAGCCCTTCCTCATGCTGTTCGGCCCGGATTTCGTCGCGGGCTATCCCGCCATGTTCGTCGTCTCGATCGGCCTTCTCGCCCGCGCGGCGGTTGGCCCGGTCGAGCGGCTGCTCTCCATGTCCGGCCAGCAGCGACTCTGTGCGCTGATCTATGCCACCGCCTTCGCCACCGCCGTGATCCTCTGCGTCTTGCTCATCCCGCCCTTCGGCATGATGGGAGCCGCCAGCGCCACCGCCATTGCCCTGACCCTGGAATCGGTCCTGCTGTTCTGGGTGACCCGCACCAGGCTTGGCCTGACCGTCTCGCCCTTCGCGCGCCGTAGTCCGGCAGCCGCCGAATGA
- a CDS encoding GNAT family N-acetyltransferase, with translation MSTDLTQRPHLAPLDPVDDRLDRMASPPLQPYGTADRDAGALTTRWVEAEDWAQLEAAWRALAACAEPNVFLCPAFALAARAIDQEPDLGAVVIERDGFLVGFAAGRFRRRGLVFSLWTHPYAPYGLPLMERGREADILDALFRHLADAGVAALDWPLADEGPASQALEGLISAGHRRVDLFDHHRRAVMTAAPPKPSKEMRRLSRRLGETGDLRHCTTARDLPMDIAANAFLKLEADGWKGRKGTALAGSGETLAFFHEVALGLAEAGDARIDLLTLDGRPIAAGVVLAAGNRAWYWKTAYDETLARYSPGILLTQALAADLAEDGRFALVDSCAIPGHSMIDRIWPERMAIASRYIAVPPGRPSVDYRIVAGTERLRLGARRAAKALLARLKGGRAKAGG, from the coding sequence ATGAGCACCGATCTCACCCAAAGACCGCACCTGGCTCCCCTCGATCCGGTGGATGATCGGCTGGATCGCATGGCGTCGCCGCCGCTCCAGCCCTATGGCACCGCCGACCGGGATGCAGGCGCTCTGACCACACGCTGGGTCGAGGCTGAAGATTGGGCGCAGCTCGAGGCGGCCTGGCGCGCCCTTGCCGCCTGCGCCGAGCCCAATGTCTTCCTGTGCCCGGCCTTCGCGCTGGCCGCGAGGGCGATCGATCAGGAGCCCGACCTCGGCGCCGTGGTGATCGAGCGCGACGGCTTTCTCGTCGGCTTCGCGGCGGGACGCTTCCGCCGCCGCGGTCTGGTCTTTTCGCTCTGGACACACCCCTATGCGCCCTATGGCCTGCCGCTGATGGAGCGGGGCAGGGAGGCCGATATTCTCGACGCCCTGTTCCGGCATCTGGCCGATGCCGGCGTTGCGGCGCTCGATTGGCCCTTGGCTGACGAGGGGCCGGCGTCGCAGGCGCTCGAAGGGCTCATTTCAGCTGGCCATCGCCGGGTCGATCTTTTCGACCATCATCGGCGCGCGGTGATGACGGCTGCGCCGCCGAAACCGTCCAAGGAGATGCGGCGCCTCTCCCGCCGCCTCGGCGAGACCGGCGATCTGCGTCACTGCACGACGGCCCGCGACCTGCCGATGGACATTGCCGCCAATGCGTTCCTGAAGCTTGAGGCCGACGGCTGGAAAGGCCGGAAGGGCACCGCCTTGGCAGGCTCCGGCGAGACGCTCGCCTTCTTCCACGAGGTTGCCCTGGGCCTTGCCGAGGCAGGCGATGCCCGTATCGACCTGCTCACACTGGACGGCCGCCCGATCGCCGCTGGCGTCGTCCTCGCGGCGGGCAACCGCGCCTGGTACTGGAAGACGGCCTATGACGAGACCCTCGCGCGCTACTCCCCTGGCATCCTGCTGACCCAGGCGCTGGCAGCCGATCTCGCCGAGGACGGCCGCTTTGCTCTCGTGGATTCCTGCGCCATTCCCGGCCATTCGATGATCGACCGCATCTGGCCGGAACGCATGGCCATAGCCAGCCGCTATATCGCGGTGCCTCCGGGCCGGCCCAGCGTCGATTACCGGATCGTCGCCGGCACGGAGCGGCTGCGTCTCGGAGCGCGGCGCGCCGCCAAGGCCCTGCTCGCGCGGCTCAAGGGCGGTCGCGCAAAAGCCGGCGGATGA
- a CDS encoding AMP-binding protein — translation MLPPLRDYDALVRAFRWQIPERYNIGVDVCTRWAKLVPDRAAILWKKPDGTIEPVTYGRLEEASNRLANVLVAKGVKRGDRVALVLAQGAAAAIAHVAIYKMGAIAVPLAALFGTDALAFRLSDSGARALITNGEGLAKLDQIRDQLGELSVVLSVDGAGDHGVADFYDSLEEASSRFEAVDTAADDPAMMIYTSGTTGQPKGALHGHRVLLGHLPGVEMPHEFFPQPGDRMWTPADWAWAGGLLNVLLPSLHFGVPVVAKKFEKFDADEAFALMAEMEVRNSFVPPTALRMLRSVEDPRSRHKLVLRTLASGGEALGAQTYDWGREALGLTINEFYGQTECNLVLSSSAALGVSRAGAIGKPVPGHTVGVIRDDGSLCDPGERGQIAVQRPDPVMFLGYWNKPEATEAKFIGDWMTTGDQGIVDYDGYVHFFGRDDDVITSAGYRIGPGEVEDCLIKHPAVSLAAAVGKPDPLRTEIVKAFVVLKRGVEPSKELEEDIRDFVKTRMSTHSYPREMEFIDELPMTTTGKVIRRLLRDRP, via the coding sequence ATGCTCCCTCCCCTTCGCGACTATGACGCTCTCGTCCGTGCCTTCCGCTGGCAGATCCCAGAGCGCTACAACATTGGCGTCGATGTCTGCACGCGCTGGGCGAAGCTGGTGCCGGACCGCGCGGCGATCCTGTGGAAGAAGCCCGACGGCACGATCGAGCCGGTGACCTACGGGCGGCTGGAGGAAGCCTCCAACCGGCTGGCCAATGTGCTGGTGGCCAAGGGTGTGAAGCGCGGCGACCGTGTCGCGCTGGTGCTGGCACAAGGGGCGGCCGCGGCCATAGCCCATGTCGCGATCTACAAGATGGGCGCCATCGCCGTGCCGCTGGCGGCGTTGTTCGGCACCGATGCTTTGGCCTTCCGGTTGTCGGATTCCGGCGCGCGCGCGCTGATCACCAATGGCGAGGGCCTCGCCAAGCTCGACCAGATCCGCGACCAGTTGGGAGAGCTCTCTGTCGTCCTGTCGGTCGATGGCGCCGGCGACCATGGCGTGGCCGACTTCTACGACAGCCTGGAAGAGGCTTCGTCGCGCTTCGAGGCGGTTGACACCGCCGCCGACGATCCCGCCATGATGATCTACACGTCCGGCACCACCGGCCAGCCCAAGGGCGCGCTGCACGGCCATCGCGTGCTGCTCGGCCATCTGCCGGGCGTGGAGATGCCCCACGAATTCTTCCCCCAGCCGGGCGACCGGATGTGGACGCCGGCCGACTGGGCCTGGGCGGGCGGCCTCCTCAACGTGCTGCTGCCGTCGCTGCATTTCGGCGTGCCGGTGGTGGCCAAGAAGTTCGAGAAATTCGATGCCGACGAGGCCTTTGCGCTGATGGCGGAGATGGAGGTCAGGAACTCCTTCGTGCCGCCGACCGCGCTGCGCATGCTGCGCTCGGTGGAGGACCCGCGCTCGCGCCACAAGCTGGTGCTCCGCACGCTCGCCTCAGGCGGTGAGGCGCTGGGCGCCCAGACGTATGACTGGGGCCGCGAGGCGCTGGGGCTGACCATCAACGAATTCTACGGCCAGACCGAATGCAATCTCGTGCTGTCGTCGTCGGCCGCACTTGGCGTCAGCCGTGCCGGCGCCATTGGCAAGCCGGTGCCGGGTCATACGGTCGGCGTCATCCGCGATGACGGCTCGCTGTGCGACCCCGGCGAGCGCGGGCAGATCGCGGTGCAACGGCCCGACCCCGTCATGTTCCTCGGCTACTGGAACAAGCCGGAGGCGACGGAGGCCAAGTTCATCGGCGACTGGATGACCACCGGCGACCAGGGCATCGTGGATTACGACGGCTATGTGCATTTCTTCGGCCGCGACGACGATGTCATCACCTCGGCCGGCTACCGCATCGGCCCCGGCGAGGTCGAGGACTGCCTGATCAAGCATCCTGCAGTGTCGCTCGCGGCGGCCGTCGGCAAGCCGGACCCGCTGCGCACCGAGATCGTCAAGGCTTTCGTCGTGCTGAAGCGCGGCGTCGAGCCGTCAAAGGAACTGGAGGAGGACATCCGCGACTTCGTGAAGACGCGCATGTCGACCCATTCCTATCCGCGCGAGATGGAGTTCATCGACGAATTGCCGATGACCACGACCGGCAAGGTCATCCGCCGGCTTTTGCGCGACCGCCCTTGA
- a CDS encoding PaaI family thioesterase has translation MTLPILEQIRAINASAPFNRWAGFDVTAAGEGRAEIRLAMRDELTQYSGFLHAGVTGALIDTVCGFTAATVAGRVLASHYQVGFYAPAVGQLMIARGHVVKAGKRQIFANAEIFAVADGEERLVAGGSSVLMVATG, from the coding sequence ATGACACTCCCCATCCTGGAACAGATCAGGGCCATCAACGCCTCGGCGCCGTTCAATCGCTGGGCGGGGTTCGACGTCACCGCGGCCGGCGAGGGCCGTGCGGAGATCCGCCTCGCGATGCGCGATGAGCTCACGCAATATTCCGGCTTTCTGCACGCTGGCGTCACGGGTGCGCTGATCGACACGGTTTGCGGCTTTACCGCTGCAACCGTTGCGGGGCGTGTGCTCGCCTCGCACTATCAAGTCGGATTCTACGCGCCGGCGGTTGGCCAGCTCATGATCGCCCGGGGCCATGTCGTGAAGGCCGGCAAACGACAGATCTTTGCCAATGCCGAGATCTTCGCGGTCGCCGATGGAGAGGAGCGGCTGGTCGCCGGTGGCAGCAGCGTCCTGATGGTAGCAACGGGCTAG
- a CDS encoding DUF4267 domain-containing protein has product MASWNVWAIFFGFQKGRSVRWKGADSSVACPLISPNVYLCPFNVQGPIYGSRTMLLGAIALVLLSLRNVRALAWMLAIGAFLPFFDMGLIISQTGPGPILLRHAAYIVWLGLAALLFWRLAPEAASPSREALS; this is encoded by the coding sequence ATGGCGTCGTGGAATGTGTGGGCGATCTTCTTTGGCTTTCAAAAGGGTCGGTCAGTCCGTTGGAAGGGCGCCGATTCCAGTGTTGCATGCCCTTTGATCTCGCCTAACGTATATCTGTGCCCCTTTAATGTTCAGGGGCCCATCTATGGCAGCCGCACCATGCTGCTCGGCGCGATCGCCCTGGTGCTGCTGTCGCTGCGCAATGTGCGCGCCCTGGCCTGGATGCTCGCCATCGGCGCATTCCTGCCGTTCTTCGATATGGGCCTGATCATCAGCCAGACAGGGCCTGGCCCGATCCTGCTTCGTCACGCCGCCTATATCGTCTGGTTAGGCCTTGCCGCGCTGCTCTTTTGGCGGCTGGCACCTGAGGCGGCATCACCCAGCCGGGAGGCGTTGTCATGA
- a CDS encoding Type 1 glutamine amidotransferase-like domain-containing protein, translating into MINAVLYSDQIIPANEKVDLRLLELMKGRGSRIGYVPSSPEPDFRFYKERQSYYGRLHLNLDVFYDLDREHSNAETNILLACDAIHLSGGNTAAFLSRVRRSGMLKKLQDWANNGGLLIGTSAGAILMTPTIAVDALFSARRPEDVEEGAALNLVPFEFFPHLHEKQSYLPDLITYSTHNSRPIIACPDGDGIVITDGVVECVGDLLWLSKGSVSPLEGRRFQCCMPFDLA; encoded by the coding sequence ATGATTAATGCCGTCCTCTACAGCGATCAGATCATTCCAGCGAACGAGAAAGTTGACCTTCGCCTATTGGAATTGATGAAAGGGCGCGGTTCTCGGATTGGTTATGTCCCTTCTAGTCCAGAGCCCGACTTCAGGTTCTACAAAGAGAGACAAAGCTATTATGGACGTCTACACCTAAACCTCGACGTCTTTTACGACCTTGATCGAGAACACAGCAATGCCGAAACAAATATCTTGTTGGCATGCGATGCTATCCATCTGTCGGGCGGCAACACCGCTGCTTTTCTTTCTCGTGTACGCCGCAGCGGCATGCTCAAGAAATTGCAGGACTGGGCCAACAATGGAGGTCTGTTAATCGGAACAAGTGCCGGTGCAATTTTGATGACCCCGACTATTGCGGTGGATGCTCTGTTCAGCGCGAGACGCCCCGAAGACGTGGAAGAGGGTGCGGCGCTCAATCTGGTGCCATTTGAGTTTTTCCCCCATCTTCATGAAAAGCAAAGCTACCTGCCAGACTTGATTACCTACAGCACGCACAATTCCAGACCCATCATCGCCTGCCCGGACGGAGATGGAATTGTCATCACAGATGGCGTCGTGGAATGTGTGGGCGATCTTCTTTGGCTTTCAAAAGGGTCGGTCAGTCCGTTGGAAGGGCGCCGATTCCAGTGTTGCATGCCCTTTGATCTCGCCTAA
- a CDS encoding protein meaA, with protein MRSKDTRDKPWLIRTYAGHSTAAKSNALYRANLGKGQTGLSVAFDLPTQTGYDADHVLARGEVGKVGVPVSHLGDMRTLFDGIPLDAMNTSMTINACAGWMLALYVAVADEQGVPRSSLAGTTQNDILKEYLSRGTYVFPPEPSLRLTKDTILFTTAEMPKWNPMNVCSYHLQEAGATPVQELAFALANAIAILDTVKASGEVPAGGFGEVVGHISFFVNAGMRFVTEMCKMRAFVDLWEELVETRYGVTDPKQKLFRYGVQVNSLGLTEQQPENNVYRILIEALAVTISKKARCRALQLPAWNEALGLPRAWDQQWSLRLQQILAFETDLLEFGDLFDGNPVVEAKVESLKAEAQAEMKLIEEMGGAIAAVSYMKSKLVESNSKRLEAIEAGEQVVVGVNRFTETEPSPLTTGEGSIMVVDPAVEAAQVANLKAWREARDAGAATKALADLRAAATEGRNIMEPSIAAAKAGVTTGEWGQVLREVFGEYRAPTGVGRAARAETGDLGPIRLEVEQVSRALGRRIKFLVGKPGLDGHSNGAEQIAVRARDCGMEVVYEGIRLTPAEIVNAALEEGVHVVGLSILSGSHIPLVTEVMERMREEGLEDVPVVVGGIIPPEDEAVLKKAGVAAVYTPKDFQLNAIMADIVRIVGEGAKQAA; from the coding sequence ATGCGCAGCAAAGACACGCGCGACAAACCCTGGTTGATCCGCACCTATGCGGGCCATTCGACCGCGGCGAAGTCGAACGCGCTCTATCGCGCCAATCTCGGCAAGGGCCAGACCGGCCTGTCGGTCGCCTTCGACCTGCCGACCCAGACCGGCTACGACGCCGACCATGTTCTCGCCCGTGGCGAGGTGGGCAAGGTCGGCGTGCCCGTCTCCCATCTCGGCGACATGCGCACCCTGTTCGACGGCATTCCGCTGGATGCCATGAACACGTCGATGACGATCAATGCCTGCGCGGGCTGGATGCTGGCGCTCTATGTGGCGGTGGCCGACGAGCAGGGCGTGCCGCGCTCGTCGCTTGCCGGCACGACCCAGAACGACATCCTGAAGGAATATCTGTCGCGTGGAACCTATGTGTTCCCGCCCGAGCCGTCGCTGCGGCTCACCAAGGACACGATCCTGTTCACGACGGCCGAGATGCCGAAGTGGAACCCGATGAATGTCTGCTCCTACCACCTGCAGGAGGCCGGCGCGACGCCGGTGCAGGAACTGGCCTTCGCGCTGGCCAATGCCATCGCCATTCTCGACACGGTGAAGGCGTCCGGCGAAGTCCCGGCGGGCGGCTTCGGCGAGGTCGTCGGCCACATCTCGTTCTTCGTCAATGCCGGCATGCGGTTCGTCACCGAGATGTGCAAGATGCGCGCCTTCGTCGACCTCTGGGAGGAGCTCGTCGAGACCCGCTACGGCGTCACCGATCCCAAGCAGAAGCTGTTCCGCTATGGCGTTCAGGTGAACTCGCTGGGCCTGACCGAGCAGCAGCCGGAGAACAATGTCTACCGGATCCTCATCGAGGCCCTGGCGGTGACGATCTCCAAGAAGGCGCGCTGCCGCGCGCTGCAGCTACCGGCGTGGAACGAGGCACTCGGCCTGCCGCGCGCCTGGGACCAGCAATGGTCGCTGCGCCTGCAGCAGATCCTCGCCTTCGAGACCGACCTCCTGGAATTCGGCGACCTGTTCGACGGCAATCCGGTGGTGGAAGCCAAGGTCGAAAGCCTCAAGGCCGAGGCGCAGGCCGAGATGAAGCTGATCGAGGAGATGGGCGGGGCGATCGCCGCCGTCTCCTACATGAAGTCCAAGCTTGTCGAGAGCAACAGCAAGCGTCTCGAGGCGATCGAGGCCGGCGAACAGGTGGTGGTGGGCGTCAACCGCTTCACCGAGACCGAGCCCTCGCCGCTGACCACCGGCGAAGGTTCCATCATGGTGGTGGATCCCGCCGTCGAGGCGGCCCAGGTCGCCAATCTCAAGGCCTGGCGCGAAGCGCGCGATGCCGGGGCCGCGACCAAGGCGCTGGCCGATCTGCGCGCCGCCGCAACCGAAGGGCGCAACATCATGGAGCCCTCGATTGCGGCTGCGAAGGCCGGTGTCACCACCGGCGAATGGGGCCAGGTGCTGCGCGAGGTGTTCGGCGAATATCGGGCACCGACGGGTGTCGGGCGTGCTGCGCGCGCCGAGACCGGCGATCTGGGGCCGATCCGCCTTGAGGTGGAGCAGGTGTCGCGGGCACTTGGCCGGCGCATCAAATTCCTGGTCGGCAAGCCCGGCCTTGATGGCCATTCGAACGGCGCCGAGCAGATCGCGGTGCGCGCGCGCGATTGCGGCATGGAGGTGGTCTATGAGGGCATCCGCCTGACGCCTGCCGAGATCGTCAATGCGGCGCTGGAAGAGGGCGTCCATGTGGTCGGCCTGTCGATCCTGTCCGGCAGCCATATTCCCCTCGTCACCGAGGTGATGGAGCGGATGCGCGAGGAAGGGCTGGAGGATGTGCCAGTGGTGGTCGGCGGCATCATCCCGCCGGAGGACGAGGCCGTGCTGAAGAAGGCAGGCGTCGCGGCGGTCTATACGCCGAAGGATTTCCAGCTCAACGCCATCATGGCGGATATCGTCAGGATCGTCGGCGAAGGCGCCAAGCAGGCGGCGTGA
- a CDS encoding GlsB/YeaQ/YmgE family stress response membrane protein, which yields MPIESLFVLLIVGAVAGWLAGVIVKGYGFGLIGNIVVGIVGALIATFLLPKLGVRLGGGITSAIFSATIGAVILLFLLSIVRRA from the coding sequence ATGCCTATCGAAAGTCTGTTCGTGCTGCTGATCGTGGGCGCGGTGGCTGGCTGGCTCGCTGGCGTCATCGTCAAGGGCTATGGCTTCGGCCTCATTGGCAATATCGTCGTGGGCATTGTCGGCGCGCTGATTGCCACCTTCCTGTTGCCGAAGCTCGGCGTGCGGCTTGGTGGCGGCATCACATCCGCAATCTTCAGCGCGACCATTGGCGCGGTGATCCTGCTGTTCCTGCTGAGCATCGTCCGGCGCGCCTGA
- the ccrA gene encoding crotonyl-CoA carboxylase/reductase, which yields MAEPATAPAAKPLKDLYEFGEVPPLGHVPANMYAWAIRRDRHGPPEQSFKVEVVPTWTLGEEEVLIYVMAGGVNYNGVWAGLGQPISPFDVHKAPFHVAGSDASGIVWAVGSKVKRWKVGDEVIVHCNQDDGDDEECNGGDPMFSSSQRIWGYETPDGSFAQFCRVQSRQLMVKPKHLPWEEAACYTLTLATAYRMLFGHPPHTLKPGDNVLVWGASGGLGVFAVQLVAAAGANAIGVISDETKRDYVMQLGAKGVINRKDFNCWGQMPTVNSDEYTAWTKEARKFGKAIWDITGKKDVDIVFEHPGEATFPVSCLVAKRGGMIVFCAGTSGFNITFDARYVWMRQKRVQGSHFAHLKQAAAANQFVLDRRVDPCMSELFPWDKIPAAHALMLANKHAPGNMAVLVNSPKPGLRTLDDVIEATGG from the coding sequence ATGGCAGAGCCAGCCACCGCCCCCGCGGCCAAGCCGCTCAAGGATCTCTACGAATTCGGCGAGGTCCCGCCGCTCGGCCATGTGCCGGCCAACATGTATGCTTGGGCCATCCGCAGGGACCGCCACGGGCCGCCGGAACAGTCGTTCAAGGTCGAGGTCGTGCCCACCTGGACGCTCGGCGAAGAGGAAGTGCTGATCTACGTGATGGCCGGCGGCGTCAATTATAATGGCGTCTGGGCCGGCCTCGGACAGCCGATCTCGCCCTTCGACGTGCACAAGGCGCCGTTCCACGTCGCCGGCTCCGATGCCTCGGGCATCGTCTGGGCCGTCGGGTCCAAGGTGAAGCGCTGGAAGGTCGGCGACGAGGTCATCGTCCATTGCAACCAGGACGACGGCGACGACGAGGAGTGCAACGGCGGCGACCCGATGTTCTCTTCCTCCCAGCGGATCTGGGGCTATGAGACGCCGGACGGCTCCTTCGCGCAGTTCTGCCGGGTTCAGTCGCGCCAGCTGATGGTGAAGCCGAAGCACCTGCCATGGGAGGAGGCGGCCTGCTACACGCTGACGCTCGCCACCGCCTATCGCATGCTGTTCGGCCATCCGCCCCACACGCTGAAGCCCGGCGACAATGTGCTGGTCTGGGGCGCATCCGGCGGTCTCGGCGTGTTCGCCGTGCAGCTTGTCGCGGCCGCCGGCGCCAATGCCATCGGCGTCATCTCGGATGAGACCAAGCGCGACTATGTCATGCAGCTCGGCGCCAAGGGCGTCATCAACCGCAAGGACTTCAACTGCTGGGGCCAGATGCCCACGGTGAATTCCGACGAGTACACGGCCTGGACCAAGGAAGCCCGCAAGTTCGGCAAGGCGATCTGGGACATCACCGGCAAGAAGGATGTCGATATCGTCTTCGAACATCCGGGCGAAGCGACCTTCCCGGTCTCCTGCCTTGTCGCCAAGCGCGGCGGCATGATCGTCTTCTGCGCGGGAACCTCGGGCTTCAACATCACCTTCGACGCCCGCTATGTCTGGATGCGCCAGAAGCGCGTGCAGGGCTCGCATTTCGCCCATTTGAAACAGGCCGCCGCCGCCAACCAGTTCGTGCTCGACCGGCGTGTCGACCCCTGCATGAGCGAGCTGTTCCCCTGGGACAAGATCCCGGCGGCCCATGCGCTGATGCTCGCCAACAAGCATGCGCCGGGCAACATGGCCGTGCTGGTCAATTCGCCGAAGCCGGGTCTCAGGACGCTCGACGACGTGATCGAGGCGACAGGCGGCTGA